The following are encoded in a window of Peromyscus leucopus breed LL Stock chromosome X, UCI_PerLeu_2.1, whole genome shotgun sequence genomic DNA:
- the Nlgn3 gene encoding LOW QUALITY PROTEIN: neuroligin-3 (The sequence of the model RefSeq protein was modified relative to this genomic sequence to represent the inferred CDS: inserted 1 base in 1 codon), whose amino-acid sequence MWLQLGPPSLSLSPTPTVGRSLCLTLWFLXLVLRASTQAPAPTVNTHFGKLRGARVPLPSEILGPVDQYLGVPYAAPPIGEKRFLPPEPPPSWSGIRNATHFPPVCPQNIHTAVPEVMLPVWFTANLDIVATYIQEPNEDCLYLNVYVPTEDVKRISKECARKPNKKICRKGGSGAKKQGEDLADNDGDEDEDIRDSGAKPVMVYIHGGSYMEGTGNMIDGSVLASYGNVIVITLNYRVGVLGFLSTGDQAAKGNYGLLDQIQALRWVSENIAFFGGDPRRITVFGSGIGASCVSLLTLSHHSEGLFQRAIIQSGSALSSWAVNYQPVKYTSLLADKVGCNVLDTVDMVDCLRQKSAKELVEQDIQPARYHVAFGPVIDGDVIPDDPEILMEQGEFLNYDIMLGVNQGEGLKFVEGVVDPEDGVSGTDFDYSVSNFVDNLYGYPEGKDTLRETIKFMYTDWADRDNPETRRKTLVALFTDHQWVEPSVVTADLHARYGSPTYFYAFYHHCQSLMKPAWSDAAHGDEVPYVFGVPMVGPTDLFPCNFSKNDVMLSAVVMTYWTNFAKTGDPNKPVPQDTKFIHTKANRFEEVAWSKYNPRDQLYLHIGLKPRVRDHYRATKVAFWKHLVPHLYNLHDMFHYTSTTTKVPPPDTTHSSHITRRPNGKTWSTKRPAISPAYSNENAPGSWNGDQDAGPLLVENPRDYSTELSVTIAVGASLLFLNVLAFAALYYRKDKRRQEPLRQPSPQRGTGAPELGTAPEEELAALQLGPTHHECEAGPPHDTLRLTALPDYTLTLRRSPDDIPLMTPNTITMIPNSLVGLQTLHPYNTFAAGFNSTGLPHSHSTTRV is encoded by the exons ATGTGGCTGCAGCTTGGCCCGCCCTCGCTGTCCCTGAGCCCCACGCCCACAGTTGGCCGGAGTCTGTGCCTCACGCTGTGGTTCC GGTTGGTGCTGAGGGCCAGTACCcaggccccagcacccacagtcaATACTCACTTTGGGAAGCTAAGGGGTGCCAGAGTACCATTGCCCAGTGAGATCCTGGGTCCTGTGGACCAGTACCTGGGGGTACCCTACGCAGCTCCCCCGATCGGCGAGAAACGCTTCCTGCCCCCGGAACCACCCCCGTCCTGGTCGGGCATCCGGAACGCCACACACTTCCCTCCAGTGTGCCCGCAGAACATCCACACAGCTGTGCCCGAAGTCATGCTGCCGGTCTGGTTCACTGCCAACCTGGATATCGTCGCCACTTACATCCAGGAGCCCAATGAAGACTGTCTCTACTTGAATGTCTATGTGCCCACGGAAGATG taAAGCGGATTTCCAAGGAATGCGCCCGAAAGCCCAACAAGAAAATTTGTAGGAAAGGAG GATCCGGCGCTAAGAAACAGGGCGAGGACTTAGCGGATAATGACGGGGATGAAGATGAAG ACATCCGGGACAGTGGCGCTAAGCCTGTCATGGTCTACATCCACGGAGGTTCCTACATGGAAGGGACAGGCAACATGATTGACGGCAGCGTTCTTGCAAGTTATGGCAACGTCATCGTCATCACCCTCAACTACCGGGTCGGGGTGCTAG GTTTCCTGAGCACTGGGGATCAGGCTGCTAAGGGCAACTATGGGCTCCTTGACCAAATCCAGGCCCTCCGCTGGGTGAGTGAGAATATTGCCTTCTTTGGAGGAGATCCCCGTCGAATCACTGTCTTTGGCTCGGGCATCGGTGCATCCTGTGTTAGCCTCCTCACACTGTCTCATCATTCTGAGG GGCTTTTCCAGAGGGCCATCATCCAAAGCGGCTCTGCTCTATCTAGCTGGGCTGTGAACTACCAACCAGTGAAGTACACCAGTTTGCTGGCAGACAAAGTGGGCTGTAACGTGCTGGACACCGTGGATATGGTGGATTGTCTTCGACAAAAGAGCGCCAAGGAGCTGGTAGAACAGGACATTCAGCCAGCCCGCTACCATGTGGCCTTTGGCCCTGTGATCGATGGTGATGTCATTCCTGATGACCCTGAGATCCTTATGGAACAGGGAGAGTTCCTCAATTATGATATCATGCTAGGTGTCAACCAGGGTGAGGGTCTCAAGTTTGTAGAAGGGGTGGTGGACCCTGAGGATGGGGTCTCTGGCACTGACTTTGACTACTCTGTCTCCAATTTTGTGGACAATCTGTATGGCTATCCTGAGGGCAAAGACACCTTGCGGGAGACCATCAAGTTTATGTACACAGACTGGGCAGATCGTGACAACCCCGAGACCCGCCGTAAGACACTGGTGGCGCTCTTCACTGATCACCAGTGGGTGGAACCTTCCGTGGTGACAGCTGACCTGCACGCCCGGTACGGCTCGCCTACCTACTTCTACGCCTTCTATCACCACTGCCAGAGCCTCATGAAGCCCGCCTGGTCAGATGCAGCGCACGGGGATGAAGTGCCCTATGTCTTCGGTGTCCCTATGGTAGGTCCCACTGACCTTTTCCCCTGCAACTTCTCCAAGAACGACGTGATGCTCAGCGCGGTTGTGATGACCTATTGGACCAACTTTGCCAAGACCGG GGATCCCAACAAGCCGGTACCCCAGGATACCAAGTTCATTCACACCAAGGCCAACCGCTTTGAGGAAGTGGCCTGGTCCAAATACAATCCCCGGGACCAGCTCTACCTTCACATCGGGCTGAAACCAAGGGTTCGTGATCATTACCGAGCCACCAAGGTAGCCTTTTGGAAACACCTGGTGCCCCACCTGTACAACCTGCATGACATGTTCCACTATACATCCACGACCACCAAAGTGCCGCCCCCGGACACCACCCACAGCTCTCACATCACTCGCAGGCCCAATGGCAAGACCTGGAGCACCAAGCGGCCAGCCATCTCACCCGCCTACAGCAATGAGAATGCCCCCGGGTCCTGGAATGGGGACCAGGATGCAGGGCCACTCCTGGTCGAGAACCCGCGAGACTACTCCACTGAACTAAGTGTCACCATTGCTGTGGGGGCCTCCCTCCTGTTTCTCAATGTGCTGGCCTTTGCTGCCCTTTATTACCGTAAGGACAAACGGCGCCAGGAGCCCCTGAGGCAGCCTAGTCCCCAGAGGGGAACGGGTGCCCCTGAATTGGGAACTGCTCCAGAAGAGGAGCTGGCAGCATTACAGTTGGGTCCCACTCACCACGAATGCGAGGCTGGCCCACCCCATGACACATTGCGCCTCACAGCATTGCCCGACTACACCTTGACCCTGCGGCGCTCCCCTGATGACATCCCACTCATGACCCCCAACACCATCACTATGATTCCCAACTCCCTGGTTGGGCTGCAGACCTTGCACCCCTATAACACCTTTGCCGCAGGGTTCAACAGTACTGGGCTGCCGCACTCACACTCCACTACCCGCGTATAG